In the genome of Bosea sp. ANAM02, the window GTAATCGTGATCCATCCGTCATCTGTAGAGTACGAATTCACAGATCCCATGCTGGCCCCGCCGATGCGATAGGCATCGAATTCCTTCGTGGAGGCTGGCACAAGTTCGAAGCCACCAGCTACAGGCTCAACGATACGGGCAGCATGCTCGGTCAACCCAACCGGGTGCAGGGTATGGCTGATTGTGACGATTTGCCCCCTTTTCAGAGCGATATGAAGCGTGTCGTCTTCGAAGGGAGGAGTGGCAACATGAAGGATATCGCCTCTCTGCAACCCCCTCAGCTCCAAAGCTTCGTCGGCAAGCCTGAACAGCTGCATATTCCAAGCGGGCAGCCGTTCGTCGCGGGCTATAGGGTACTCACGCTCCGAGGTATCGATGTCTTGCCTACCGCCGAATTCGAGTTTTCTCCTGAATGTCCCACTGGACAATACGAGACTCACTCGGTCCATCATCAAATCAGCGAAGTAACCAATACCTTTCTCGGTCGCTCCACCTACAAGATATTCAATCGAGCACTGAAGCGGCCCAGTCAGCTTTTCAAGCGTATCAAGTCGTGGGCTCGTCGAGTTCCCGGACAGAATATCCTGTATCGCTGACCGACTAAGTCCCGCCTCCAAGGACGCCC includes:
- a CDS encoding helix-turn-helix transcriptional regulator, translating into MASKLVFHSLTIYRNFHQKKYMKEISACIVIAKCRILPPMKGVEMSLADRIRERLEVVKKSASGASLEAGLSRSAIQDILSGNSTSPRLDTLEKLTGPLQCSIEYLVGGATEKGIGYFADLMMDRVSLVLSSGTFRRKLEFGGRQDIDTSEREYPIARDERLPAWNMQLFRLADEALELRGLQRGDILHVATPPFEDDTLHIALKRGQIVTISHTLHPVGLTEHAARIVEPVAGGFELVPASTKEFDAYRIGGASMGSVNSYSTDDGWITITGLVTGLYREVPIDQ